In the genome of Paenibacillus antri, one region contains:
- a CDS encoding polyphosphate polymerase domain-containing protein, which yields MQHEFKKLRHELKYYIHISEYYALRSRLAAFMSLDRNAASSEGYHIRSLYFSDQQETALLEKNFGLIQRKKYRIRIYNHSDKMIKLERKSRFGELVSKESASLSMQEYRSILAGDSDATANRKEPVMQQWNTARQVHRLKPDIIVDYTREAYTAEPGEVRVTFDKSLSAVVDTYDIFDREAATATVLAPPRLIMEVKYNDFLPGYIAEALRMRTHQREAISKYVLCREAVKPALR from the coding sequence GTGCAGCACGAATTTAAGAAGCTGAGACACGAGCTCAAATACTATATTCACATATCCGAGTATTATGCGTTGCGCAGCCGGCTTGCAGCGTTCATGTCGTTGGACCGGAACGCCGCAAGTTCGGAGGGATATCATATTCGCAGCTTGTATTTCAGCGATCAACAAGAAACGGCGTTGCTCGAGAAAAATTTCGGCCTCATTCAACGGAAGAAGTATCGGATCCGCATTTATAATCATAGCGACAAAATGATTAAGCTGGAGCGGAAAAGCCGATTCGGCGAGTTGGTATCGAAGGAATCCGCTTCATTGTCGATGCAGGAATACCGATCGATCTTGGCGGGCGATTCGGATGCTACGGCCAATCGGAAGGAACCGGTGATGCAGCAGTGGAATACGGCTCGACAGGTACATCGGTTGAAGCCGGACATCATCGTGGACTATACGAGAGAAGCGTATACGGCGGAGCCCGGGGAAGTTCGCGTCACGTTCGATAAATCGTTGTCGGCCGTCGTCGACACGTACGACATCTTCGACCGGGAGGCGGCGACGGCGACGGTGCTCGCGCCGCCGCGGCTGATCATGGAGGTCAAGTATAACGATTTTCTGCCGGGCTATATTGCGGAGGCGCTGCGCATGCGAACGCATCAGCGAGAGGCGATTTCCAAATACGTGTTGTGCAGAGAAGCCGTAAAACCGGCGCTTCGATAG
- a CDS encoding DUF4956 domain-containing protein, with protein MGWERAGAMTNTINFQDIVKESFLNVGQFTPVSLMNVGVGLAVSLVVGLFIYFVYKKSFRGVVYHHSFNVTLVLMTMITSLIIMTISTNIILSLGMVGALSIVRFRTAIKDPMDIVFMFWAISAGIANGAGVYAVGVGGSVVLAVTVLLLTRIKFKDSAYLLIVHHTEQATETVDKTLDGIKHVLKSKTIRRDHIEVVAEVKIRGSQTTIVNDLSGQEGVKDVSLVSYNGDYAP; from the coding sequence ATGGGATGGGAAAGGGCGGGCGCGATGACGAATACGATTAATTTCCAGGATATCGTGAAGGAATCGTTTTTAAATGTGGGGCAGTTTACGCCGGTGTCTCTCATGAACGTGGGGGTCGGGCTGGCGGTGTCGTTGGTCGTGGGGCTATTTATTTATTTCGTGTACAAGAAATCGTTCCGTGGGGTCGTCTATCATCACAGCTTCAACGTAACGTTGGTGCTGATGACGATGATTACGAGCTTGATTATCATGACGATCAGCACTAACATTATCCTGTCCCTGGGCATGGTCGGCGCCTTGAGCATCGTGCGGTTCCGTACGGCGATCAAGGATCCGATGGATATCGTCTTTATGTTCTGGGCGATCTCCGCGGGGATCGCGAACGGCGCAGGCGTGTACGCGGTCGGCGTCGGGGGGTCGGTCGTACTGGCCGTCACTGTGCTGCTGCTGACGCGGATTAAGTTCAAGGATTCCGCCTACCTGCTTATCGTACATCATACGGAGCAGGCGACGGAGACGGTCGATAAAACGCTGGACGGCATCAAGCACGTACTGAAGTCCAAGACGATTCGCCGGGATCATATCGAAGTCGTCGCGGAAGTGAAAATTCGGGGCTCCCAGACGACGATCGTCAACGACTTGTCGGGGCAGGAAGGCGTTAAGGACGTGTCCTTAGTGAGCTACAACGGGGATTACGCGCCGTGA
- a CDS encoding endo alpha-1,4 polygalactosaminidase → MTPGWFDRWRGTPAGTEHKFMIYYGHMDDEKMEALSRFDLVVVEPLHWTADRVYRLKQAGTKVIGYLSVMEWAAWNVPRGDALRSADYYRPAREKLRLPQWDAYLMDIREKHYQSVLFDELEERIVAKGMDGAFLDTVGDIEERVESPVDRAEMMHAYLAWLSEVRGRHTTLWTMQNRGFELIGNASRFVNAFLWEDWRAEWTSDPWGKRQLTMLQSLRKNGLELFAVSGRPGTQNDRKAARSHGMTYLSRHDDYSVWVEAHLE, encoded by the coding sequence GTGACGCCCGGGTGGTTCGATCGTTGGCGCGGGACGCCTGCGGGCACCGAGCACAAGTTCATGATTTATTACGGACATATGGACGATGAAAAGATGGAGGCGTTATCGCGTTTCGACCTTGTCGTCGTCGAACCGCTCCATTGGACCGCGGATCGAGTCTACAGGCTGAAGCAAGCGGGCACGAAAGTGATCGGCTATCTTTCAGTCATGGAGTGGGCCGCTTGGAACGTCCCTCGCGGGGACGCGCTGCGGAGCGCCGACTATTACCGGCCGGCGAGGGAGAAGCTGCGTCTGCCGCAATGGGACGCTTATCTGATGGATATTCGCGAGAAGCATTATCAGAGCGTCCTGTTCGACGAGCTCGAAGAACGAATCGTTGCCAAGGGCATGGACGGAGCGTTCCTGGACACCGTCGGAGACATCGAGGAACGGGTAGAGTCGCCTGTGGATCGGGCCGAGATGATGCATGCGTACTTGGCGTGGCTGTCCGAGGTGCGCGGCAGGCATACGACCTTATGGACGATGCAAAATCGCGGGTTCGAACTCATCGGGAACGCTTCCCGATTCGTTAACGCATTTCTGTGGGAGGACTGGAGGGCGGAATGGACGAGCGATCCATGGGGCAAACGCCAGTTGACGATGCTGCAATCGCTGCGGAAGAACGGTCTCGAACTGTTCGCCGTGAGCGGCCGTCCAGGAACGCAGAACGACCGGAAAGCCGCAAGAAGCCATGGCATGACGTATTTGTCGAGACATGACGATTATTCTGTTTGGGTAGAAGCTCATCTTGAGTAA
- a CDS encoding HD-GYP domain-containing protein gives MRLLSIQGISFEIAIDYAVTIAGGIVLLCALVLLYIRKLRVDMRKLSSVQRQLDKIRSQPNFDQKMTVVLEELGNQFSALTYAFYIRDERFDKFMLRATRFRSGSGPGASTQSALISSPGDAYQPAMTASNLFLTSKIEVMKEGEVPLLVLPISGKGMIRIGPIRRVSRREKRRLKRWMDFVRPMVEEMIEAEQVKEQSNIAMASKNAIVNISKIALEVDMALETILPFCVNTLKFSGGCLVHAAGGEYRLIGKAGPSKDLADRLETDAETLFAYRALSEQEAVHYVREPMPSYFQEEGMNQVLLVSTGSHYFVLWNKGEKERRWISLYFETLIENYSRFAAEQAAYLRGTGAYVPLLQALARLLDDLSPNTIGYSELLSRYSIVIAREMGLSTGEIRDVAIAAYLAHIGTIALSSDLFQKEGQYTDAEFELMKLHAEVSALIVSFATGNERAASYIRHHHERMDGNGYPAGLKGAEIPAGARIIAVVQTFLAKINGRNYRDPMSFNQSLQTLRSASGQQLDAEMVNVFIDWYQDKRRNQIDSKKALGACSEMCCVPETICRTCPAFGRTDKNCWETEGVLCAAHGKSCDSCFVKTEFVSRKSVSVV, from the coding sequence ATGAGGCTCTTGTCGATCCAAGGGATATCATTCGAGATCGCGATCGATTACGCGGTTACAATCGCGGGCGGCATCGTCTTGCTATGCGCGCTCGTGCTGCTTTATATCCGGAAGCTTCGCGTCGATATGAGGAAGCTGTCAAGCGTGCAGAGGCAACTCGATAAAATTCGGTCGCAGCCGAACTTCGATCAGAAGATGACGGTCGTGTTGGAAGAACTCGGCAATCAGTTCAGCGCATTAACGTATGCGTTCTATATCCGCGACGAGCGGTTCGATAAGTTCATGCTGCGGGCGACCCGGTTTCGGTCCGGGAGCGGCCCCGGCGCATCGACGCAGAGCGCATTGATCTCCTCGCCGGGAGATGCTTATCAGCCGGCCATGACGGCGTCGAATTTATTCCTGACGAGCAAGATCGAGGTCATGAAGGAGGGGGAGGTTCCTCTGCTCGTTCTCCCGATCAGCGGCAAGGGGATGATCCGAATCGGTCCGATCCGCCGCGTCTCCCGACGCGAGAAGCGAAGGTTGAAGCGATGGATGGACTTCGTCCGACCGATGGTGGAAGAGATGATCGAGGCGGAGCAAGTCAAGGAACAATCGAATATCGCGATGGCGTCGAAGAACGCGATCGTGAACATCAGCAAGATCGCTTTGGAAGTCGACATGGCGCTTGAAACCATCTTGCCGTTCTGCGTGAACACGCTCAAGTTTTCCGGCGGCTGCTTAGTGCATGCGGCGGGCGGCGAATATCGGCTGATCGGGAAGGCCGGGCCGTCGAAGGATCTTGCGGATCGACTGGAGACGGATGCGGAGACGTTGTTCGCATATAGGGCCTTGTCCGAGCAGGAAGCCGTGCATTACGTTCGGGAGCCGATGCCTTCGTATTTCCAGGAGGAAGGCATGAATCAGGTGCTGCTCGTATCGACAGGGTCTCATTATTTCGTCTTGTGGAACAAGGGCGAGAAAGAGAGACGTTGGATAAGCCTGTATTTCGAAACCTTGATCGAAAATTATTCCAGGTTCGCCGCCGAACAGGCGGCCTATCTTCGCGGCACGGGCGCTTACGTCCCCCTGCTGCAAGCGCTGGCGCGATTGCTTGACGACTTGAGTCCGAACACGATCGGATATTCCGAGCTGCTCAGTCGGTACAGCATCGTAATCGCGAGAGAGATGGGGTTGTCCACGGGAGAAATCCGGGACGTGGCGATCGCCGCGTACCTTGCCCACATCGGGACGATCGCGTTGTCCAGCGACTTGTTCCAGAAGGAAGGCCAGTACACGGACGCCGAATTCGAGCTGATGAAGCTTCATGCCGAGGTCAGCGCCTTGATCGTGTCGTTCGCGACCGGCAACGAGCGGGCGGCTTCGTATATTCGCCATCATCACGAACGAATGGACGGGAACGGGTATCCCGCAGGGCTGAAAGGGGCGGAAATACCGGCTGGCGCACGCATCATCGCCGTCGTTCAGACTTTCCTCGCTAAGATCAACGGTCGGAATTATCGGGATCCGATGTCGTTCAATCAATCGCTCCAAACGCTTCGCTCCGCCAGCGGCCAGCAGCTTGACGCCGAGATGGTGAACGTCTTTATCGACTGGTATCAAGACAAGCGCAGAAATCAGATCGATTCCAAGAAGGCGCTCGGCGCCTGCAGCGAGATGTGCTGCGTGCCGGAGACGATCTGCCGCACCTGCCCGGCTTTCGGGCGAACGGATAAGAACTGCTGGGAGACGGAAGGGGTATTGTGCGCGGCGCACGGCAAGTCGTGCGACTCGTGCTTCGTAAAGACGGAGTTCGTTTCCAGAAAAAGCGTATCGGTGGTATAA
- a CDS encoding EamA family transporter, with amino-acid sequence MKIVYLVLVSSLLSTVGNLLWKWQFSKHPLDLSSIASIAGTFMSWKVLLGGLGYFCSMVLFFYLLSNYKMSVIIPLQSITYLLNLAVAVALFKEKMSLGQAFGTAIIMIGIVVLLRANDTAAAAAG; translated from the coding sequence ATGAAGATCGTTTACTTGGTGCTTGTATCCTCCTTGCTAAGCACGGTCGGCAACTTGCTTTGGAAGTGGCAATTTTCCAAGCATCCCTTGGATCTCTCGTCGATCGCTTCGATCGCCGGGACGTTCATGTCTTGGAAGGTGCTGTTAGGTGGGTTGGGATACTTTTGCTCGATGGTACTCTTCTTCTATTTGCTATCCAATTACAAGATGTCCGTGATTATTCCGTTGCAATCGATCACATACCTCTTAAACTTGGCCGTGGCCGTCGCTTTGTTTAAGGAAAAAATGTCGTTAGGTCAAGCGTTCGGCACGGCGATCATTATGATCGGTATCGTCGTTCTGCTCCGGGCGAACGATACGGCCGCGGCGGCGGCCGGTTGA
- a CDS encoding class I fructose-bisphosphate aldolase, which produces MSPKARMNRMFSPAGKCFDVAVDHGFFNEVSFLSSIENMESAIRTIVDAGPDCIQLSVGQAKHLQDVPGKRKPELVLRTDAANIYGSTLPRFLFSEIIDGAVEHAVRLDAVAVCVNLLLLPNQPELHYQCVKNVMKLKTDCEKYGMVLMVEPLVMLPNEAKGGYMVDGDISKIMPLVRQAVELGADVIKADPCDDVDEYHRVVEVAGGVPVLVRGGGRATDEEIVNRTVKLMEQGASGIVYGRNVIQHPYPARMTKALMRIVHEGASAADALAILGGEA; this is translated from the coding sequence ATGTCGCCCAAAGCGAGAATGAACCGCATGTTCAGTCCGGCCGGCAAGTGCTTCGACGTCGCGGTCGATCACGGCTTCTTCAATGAAGTTTCGTTCCTGTCTTCGATCGAAAACATGGAGTCGGCGATTCGGACGATCGTCGACGCGGGTCCCGATTGCATCCAGCTGAGCGTCGGGCAGGCGAAGCATCTGCAGGACGTCCCGGGCAAGCGGAAGCCGGAGCTCGTGCTGCGAACGGATGCGGCGAACATCTACGGATCGACGCTGCCGCGATTCTTGTTCAGCGAAATCATCGACGGCGCGGTCGAGCACGCGGTGCGCCTCGACGCGGTGGCGGTGTGCGTGAACCTGCTGCTGCTGCCAAATCAACCGGAGCTGCATTATCAGTGCGTCAAGAACGTCATGAAGCTGAAGACGGACTGCGAGAAGTACGGCATGGTGCTGATGGTCGAGCCGCTCGTCATGCTGCCGAACGAGGCGAAGGGCGGATACATGGTGGACGGGGATATTTCGAAAATTATGCCGCTCGTCCGTCAAGCGGTCGAGCTCGGCGCGGACGTCATTAAAGCCGACCCGTGCGACGACGTGGACGAGTATCATCGCGTCGTCGAGGTCGCCGGCGGTGTGCCGGTGCTCGTGCGCGGGGGCGGACGCGCGACCGACGAAGAGATCGTGAACCGGACGGTGAAGCTGATGGAGCAAGGCGCCTCGGGCATCGTCTACGGCCGGAACGTCATTCAGCATCCGTATCCGGCCCGGATGACGAAGGCGCTGATGCGCATCGTGCACGAAGGCGCCTCGGCAGCCGACGCGTTGGCGATTCTCGGGGGTGAAGCGTAA
- a CDS encoding Gfo/Idh/MocA family protein — protein MAGEGSKKIIRFGVIGCGLMGKEFASAASRWCHLADVDFEPRITAVCDANPAATAWFEQAVPSVERSYTDYRELLADPNVDAVYCAVPHNLHAQLYIDIIRAGKHLLGEKPFGIDAAANAAIMEALSERPEVIVRCSSEFPFFPGAMQLTEWVREGRFGRIIEVEAGFWHSSDLDPNKPINWKRRIATNGEYGCMGDLGMHVLHLPLRYGWKPKSVRALLSKIVPERPDGKGGMAPCETWDNAILACDVETADQVFPMVLSTKRIAPGHANTWFLRIQGTELSAEFTTKYPKQVASLPYTPGASQAWHVADAPYKSAYGTITGGIFEFGFSDSILQMWAAFCDEVANGPDRMTQPFRCATPEEAAGSHRVFTAALESQRTGWTIPLNWGE, from the coding sequence ATGGCAGGCGAAGGTTCGAAAAAGATCATCCGCTTCGGCGTCATCGGCTGCGGCTTGATGGGCAAGGAATTCGCGAGCGCGGCGTCGCGTTGGTGTCACCTCGCGGACGTCGACTTCGAGCCGCGGATTACGGCCGTGTGCGACGCGAACCCGGCGGCGACGGCTTGGTTCGAGCAGGCCGTACCGAGCGTGGAACGGTCGTATACGGATTACCGGGAGCTGCTGGCCGACCCGAACGTCGACGCGGTGTATTGCGCGGTGCCGCACAACCTGCACGCGCAGCTGTACATCGACATCATCCGAGCCGGGAAGCATCTGCTCGGGGAGAAGCCGTTCGGCATCGACGCGGCCGCGAACGCGGCGATTATGGAAGCGTTGTCGGAGCGTCCTGAGGTCATCGTGCGATGCTCGTCGGAGTTCCCGTTTTTCCCGGGGGCGATGCAGCTCACCGAGTGGGTGCGCGAAGGACGGTTCGGGCGTATAATCGAGGTGGAGGCCGGATTTTGGCATTCGAGCGATCTGGATCCGAATAAGCCGATCAATTGGAAACGGCGCATCGCGACGAACGGCGAATACGGCTGCATGGGCGATCTCGGCATGCATGTGCTGCATCTGCCGCTCCGGTACGGCTGGAAGCCGAAGAGCGTCCGCGCGCTGCTTTCGAAGATCGTGCCCGAGCGTCCGGACGGCAAGGGCGGTATGGCGCCGTGCGAGACGTGGGACAACGCGATTCTCGCGTGCGACGTGGAGACGGCGGATCAGGTATTCCCGATGGTGCTGTCGACGAAGCGGATCGCGCCGGGGCACGCGAACACTTGGTTTCTGCGCATTCAAGGGACGGAGCTGTCGGCGGAGTTTACGACGAAGTACCCGAAGCAGGTCGCGTCGCTGCCCTACACGCCAGGAGCCTCGCAGGCGTGGCACGTCGCGGACGCGCCGTACAAGTCGGCGTACGGGACGATTACCGGCGGCATCTTCGAATTCGGCTTCTCGGATTCGATTCTGCAGATGTGGGCGGCGTTCTGCGACGAGGTCGCGAACGGGCCGGACCGGATGACGCAGCCGTTCCGCTGCGCGACGCCGGAAGAGGCGGCCGGCAGCCACCGCGTATTTACGGCGGCGCTCGAGTCGCAACGGACGGGTTGGACGATTCCGTTGAACTGGGGGGAGTAA
- a CDS encoding carbohydrate kinase family protein, with amino-acid sequence MAERLVLPYPAVVCGHICLDVIPTLYDRQAGVDAILVPGKLVDIGPAMLSTGGAVSNTGLALHRLGVPARLMGKVGDDRFGETIVDIVRGHGAELADGMIVAAGEASSYTIVISPPGIDRIFLHCTGANDTFEAADVREELLREAGLFHFGYPPLMRRMWTDGGAELAALLAKAKAAGATVSLDLARPDPDAEAGRADWRAILSRALPSVDLFLPSFEEILFMLRREEFDALAASGGTTDLLPYATEALLLDLADELLGMGAAVVALKLGEYGLYMKTCDSAERLASAGRYAPRDAAAWTSRELYAPCFDVRVAGTTGAGDCTIAGLLTGWMLGLAPEEALLGAVGTGACNVERPDAVSGVPPWAAVRRRIAAGWAQRPPKPAGFRRTAAAGASVWRGPGDAGGGTFSEGEGV; translated from the coding sequence GTGGCCGAACGTCTGGTTTTGCCGTATCCCGCGGTCGTCTGCGGGCATATATGCCTCGACGTCATTCCGACGCTGTACGATCGGCAGGCCGGCGTGGACGCCATTCTCGTCCCCGGCAAGCTGGTCGACATCGGCCCGGCGATGCTGTCGACCGGAGGCGCCGTCTCGAATACGGGCCTCGCGCTGCATCGGCTCGGCGTCCCGGCGCGGCTCATGGGCAAGGTCGGGGACGACCGGTTCGGGGAGACGATCGTCGACATCGTGCGCGGCCACGGCGCGGAGCTGGCCGACGGGATGATCGTCGCCGCCGGCGAGGCGAGCTCGTATACGATCGTGATCAGCCCGCCGGGCATCGACCGCATCTTCCTGCACTGCACGGGGGCGAACGATACGTTCGAAGCCGCGGACGTGCGGGAGGAGCTGCTTCGGGAGGCGGGGCTGTTCCACTTCGGCTACCCGCCGCTCATGCGCCGTATGTGGACGGACGGCGGGGCGGAGCTCGCGGCGCTGCTCGCGAAGGCGAAGGCGGCGGGGGCGACGGTCAGCCTCGACCTCGCGCGGCCCGACCCGGACGCCGAAGCGGGACGCGCCGATTGGCGGGCGATCTTGTCGCGGGCGCTGCCGAGCGTGGACTTGTTCCTGCCGAGCTTCGAGGAAATTTTGTTTATGCTGCGGCGCGAGGAGTTCGACGCGTTGGCCGCTTCCGGCGGAACGACGGACCTGCTGCCGTACGCGACCGAGGCGCTGCTGCTAGATCTCGCCGACGAGCTGCTCGGCATGGGCGCCGCGGTCGTCGCGTTGAAGCTTGGGGAATACGGTTTATATATGAAGACCTGCGATTCCGCGGAGCGGTTGGCGTCCGCCGGCCGGTACGCGCCGCGCGACGCGGCGGCTTGGACGTCGCGTGAGCTGTACGCGCCGTGCTTCGATGTTCGCGTCGCGGGGACGACCGGCGCGGGCGACTGCACGATCGCCGGCCTGCTGACCGGCTGGATGCTCGGTCTGGCGCCGGAGGAGGCGCTGCTCGGCGCGGTCGGGACGGGCGCCTGCAACGTGGAGCGGCCGGACGCCGTGAGCGGCGTGCCGCCGTGGGCCGCGGTGCGGCGGCGCATCGCCGCCGGCTGGGCGCAGCGGCCGCCGAAGCCGGCCGGTTTCCGCCGGACGGCGGCGGCCGGCGCGAGCGTCTGGCGGGGGCCGGGGGACGCGGGGGGCGGTACATTTTCCGAGGGAGAAGGGGTATAG
- a CDS encoding D-lyxose/D-mannose family sugar isomerase, which produces MGVIKRSEVRAAQARTAELFARAGIVMTPEEVAGIEVATFGLGDLEKEGLELVTYVNNDRYCAKELVLFPYQTCPEHLHPPVGDDPGKTETFRCRSGKVLLYVEGEPTERVQARLPEGSEAYYTVFHEVELLPGRQYTIPPGTKHWFQAGADGAIVSEFSSTSRDEYDIFTDPRIERIPVIVED; this is translated from the coding sequence ATGGGCGTGATCAAGCGCAGCGAAGTGCGCGCGGCGCAGGCGAGAACGGCGGAGCTGTTCGCTCGGGCGGGTATCGTTATGACGCCGGAGGAAGTCGCGGGCATCGAGGTGGCGACGTTCGGGCTCGGCGATTTGGAGAAAGAAGGGCTCGAGCTCGTGACGTACGTGAATAACGACCGGTATTGCGCGAAGGAGCTGGTGCTGTTCCCGTACCAGACGTGTCCGGAGCATCTGCATCCGCCGGTCGGGGACGATCCGGGCAAGACCGAGACGTTCCGCTGCCGGTCGGGCAAGGTGCTGCTATACGTCGAGGGCGAACCGACGGAGCGGGTGCAGGCGCGCCTGCCCGAGGGCAGCGAGGCGTATTACACCGTGTTTCACGAGGTGGAGCTGCTGCCGGGGCGGCAGTATACGATTCCTCCGGGGACGAAGCATTGGTTCCAGGCGGGGGCGGACGGGGCGATCGTGTCGGAGTTTTCCAGCACGAGCCGCGACGAATACGACATCTTCACCGACCCGCGCATCGAGCGGATCCCGGTGATCGTCGAGGACTGA